The following proteins are encoded in a genomic region of Palaemon carinicauda isolate YSFRI2023 chromosome 19, ASM3689809v2, whole genome shotgun sequence:
- the LOC137658317 gene encoding leucine-rich repeat and immunoglobulin-like domain-containing nogo receptor-interacting protein 3 — MKSSNAVLALVVLLVAISATALAERNNNCDLQRLTDDPDRFDVHCDCKQRLSPDSYKINKLTIDQTGCSEKALELTWSELESKVAPDKLVLVGALVHITPNVTKEPWTPSIRVLEFVDCNITELPEHAFRGMGHLKEVRLIRSTVDVINSDAFSNLSELQLVEVANSTITMIKDHAFNNLPALEDLAFGYSFIGSFDSGAISLKPSQEAARERCGSVGRSMEEPKEMIDAIMGRELSSFGNVSLPEYGTRFTLYKNNIITINSGAISTETLGFLIVGGNHILTVESEAFDMELYNECEISAALIVGNTIDNLSSWALKGLRGKDGASYQAFLALANNTFINVFDQSFLVSNNLVVFAVEENQFGCTCDNTGWVVKRPNTLEKEIIEKGVCLNGFDLIAFTDSCNDVGNSVITTAASVQTTTGLPSSVTTETSVTDSASAVSYTASLVAAVVITTLYM, encoded by the exons ATGAAATCTTCAAACGCTGTTCTAGCACTGGTAGTGCTTTTGGTTGCAATCTCTGCAACGGCTCTGGCAGAGAGGAACAACAATTGTGACTTGCAGAGATTGACAGATGATCCAGATAGATTTGATGTGCACTGTGATTGCAAGCAGAGATTATCACCG GATTCTTACAAAATCAACAAGCTCACAATTGACCAGACTGGGTGCTCCGAGAAGGCCCTCGAACTCACGTGGTCCGAGCTAGAATCTAAAGTGGCCCCCGATAAGCTGGTCTTGGTAGGAGCTCTAGTACACATCACCCCAAATGTCACAAAGGAACCTTGGACTCCCAGCATCAGAGTTCTCGAATTCGTCGACTGTAACATCACAGAACTCCCAGAGCACGCCTTTCGAGGAATGGGGCACCTAAAGGAAGTACGTCTTATCAGGAGCACCGTCGACGTCATCAATTCCGATGCTTTCAGCAACCTGAGCGAGCTACAGCTTGTCGAAGTTGCTAACAGCACCATTACCATGATTAAAGATCACGCCTTCAACAATTTGCCCGCTCTTGAAGACCTAGCCTTCGGTTACAGTTTCATAGGCAGCTTTGACTCTGGTGCCATTTCTTTAAAGCCATCACAGGAGGCTGCCCGAGAGAGATGTGGGAGTGTAGGACGGTCAATGGAAGAACCAAAGGAGATGATCGATGCCATCATGGGGCGAGAGCTCTCGTCTTTCGGCAACGTCTCTCTACCAGAATATGGCACCCGATTCACgctttacaagaacaatatcatcaCTATCAATTCTGGAGCTATAAGCACCGAGACTCTTGGTTTCCTGATCGTCGGAGGCAACCACATCCTTACAGTCGAATCAGAGGCCTTCGACATGGAGCTGTACAATGAGTGTGAAATCAGTGCAGCCCTTATTGTTGGTAACACCATAGACAACCTGAGCAGTTGGGCCCTCAAAGGTCTCAGGGGGAAAGATGGAGCATCCTACCAAGCATTCCTTGCACTGGCAAACAACACCTTTATTAATGTCTTTGACCAGTCCTTCTTGGTTTCCAACAACTTGGTCGTCTTTGCCGTCGAAGAGAACCAGTTCGGTTGTACCTGCGACAACACTGGGTGGGTGGTGAAAAGGCCTAACACCCTGGAGAAAGAAATAATTGAGAAGGGAGTTTGCCTGAATGGATTCGACCTCATTGCTTTTACAGACTCCTGTAATGACGTCGGAAATTCAGTCATCACCACAGCTGCAAGCGTACAGACAACAACTGGCCTTCCATCAAGTGTAACCACAGAGACGTCTGTCACTGACAGCGCCTCTGCCGTTTCGTACACAGCGTCATTAGTGGCAGCTGTTGTGATTACCACCTTATATATGTGA